A window of Paenibacillus polygoni contains these coding sequences:
- a CDS encoding peptidoglycan D,D-transpeptidase FtsI family protein, whose translation MSKEGTDPYMKKVIAKEKRFTFRLNVFFLATFLIFGVLIIRLAYLQLVQGPTLKKEEASVATKSVSLSPIRGTIFDSTGENRLAYSTSTQSLYVSLDKNYTREENKDELKELVSSLKQVFDRYGDSSKTMTEDEIEEALDISYRKNYGYTPRRIKTDLTEEEIAYFLSHKDEFPTVEVVEENVRRYDEDTVAVQTVGYMKPFRSVIDPDYGLGYYLKAKEETDPKLQYLDDEEVGYDGIEFMFQEELRGTKGVKTFPVNSQNQISGEAEITAPKKGNNVWLSIHKDVQLAAEQAIMDQLEYLQTTSNSSIKAPNAKTGFAVAMEVDTGKIVTMASMPDYDPNIWTKGSMSQEELNNIAPYASNGAIREVYQSYSSKEESYKHPSSTVLLGSVIKPLSVLIGLQENLFTTSTLYNDVGVGKFGKKGYETSVRNSGSHAYGLIDPALAIEHSSNAFMVEMVGNKLYEKYGAKGVDVWDKYMKEFGLGVSTESGIPNEQSGLREYIKEAENSSSQSALAYASFGQQGKYTTLQLAQYAAMLANEGKRLKPQIASKITDVEGNVVKEFGTEILNTVEFDSSFWDEIKAGMNSNAQGFEGFPYDFARKTGTSQQSVGGELVENGVFITFAPRDNPKLAIAVVVPEGGFGSVSAAPIARKIYDAYDQYIGLDGTPKIQDSQDQSDASKQDNSAE comes from the coding sequence ATGAGCAAAGAGGGAACAGACCCATATATGAAAAAAGTGATTGCAAAGGAGAAGAGATTTACTTTCAGGCTTAATGTCTTTTTCCTGGCAACCTTTTTGATCTTTGGTGTACTGATCATCAGGCTGGCATATCTGCAGCTGGTTCAGGGTCCTACGCTAAAAAAAGAAGAAGCAAGTGTCGCAACGAAAAGTGTATCTCTTTCACCCATTCGGGGAACGATATTCGACTCTACGGGTGAGAATCGGCTCGCCTATTCGACCTCAACACAGTCTTTGTATGTGAGTTTAGATAAAAACTACACCCGTGAAGAGAACAAGGATGAATTAAAAGAACTGGTTTCGAGTCTCAAACAAGTTTTTGACCGGTATGGAGATTCGAGCAAAACAATGACAGAAGATGAGATTGAGGAAGCTCTAGACATATCCTATCGCAAAAATTACGGATATACGCCGAGAAGAATCAAGACAGATCTGACTGAGGAAGAAATTGCCTATTTTCTATCCCATAAGGATGAGTTTCCAACCGTAGAAGTGGTCGAAGAAAATGTGAGACGTTATGACGAGGATACCGTTGCCGTTCAAACGGTAGGATATATGAAACCATTCCGTTCCGTAATTGATCCAGATTATGGACTCGGTTATTATCTGAAGGCCAAGGAAGAAACCGACCCTAAGCTTCAATATCTGGATGATGAGGAAGTCGGATATGATGGGATAGAGTTTATGTTTCAAGAGGAGTTAAGAGGCACGAAAGGTGTTAAGACCTTCCCAGTGAACTCACAAAATCAAATTTCTGGTGAAGCAGAAATTACGGCTCCTAAAAAAGGGAATAATGTGTGGTTATCTATTCATAAAGATGTTCAGTTGGCTGCCGAGCAGGCAATCATGGACCAATTGGAATATTTGCAAACAACAAGTAATTCTAGTATTAAAGCTCCAAACGCCAAAACGGGATTTGCAGTTGCCATGGAAGTGGACACAGGCAAGATCGTAACCATGGCGAGTATGCCTGACTATGACCCAAACATATGGACAAAAGGAAGCATGTCACAAGAAGAACTTAATAATATTGCTCCTTATGCTTCAAATGGTGCCATTCGTGAGGTGTATCAATCCTACAGCAGCAAAGAAGAAAGTTATAAACACCCATCTTCCACCGTGCTGCTCGGTTCGGTTATTAAGCCGTTATCAGTTCTCATTGGTCTGCAAGAAAATTTATTTACGACTTCTACTTTATATAATGATGTGGGGGTAGGAAAGTTTGGTAAGAAAGGTTATGAAACTTCCGTTCGAAATTCGGGGAGTCACGCTTACGGTTTGATTGACCCTGCATTAGCGATTGAACATTCTTCCAATGCATTCATGGTAGAAATGGTCGGAAATAAATTATATGAGAAGTATGGTGCAAAAGGCGTTGATGTATGGGATAAGTACATGAAGGAATTTGGGCTAGGGGTATCGACAGAGAGCGGTATACCTAATGAGCAGTCTGGTCTGCGCGAATATATAAAAGAAGCTGAGAATAGCAGTTCGCAATCAGCGCTTGCCTATGCTTCATTTGGGCAGCAAGGGAAGTATACAACACTCCAGCTTGCTCAGTATGCGGCCATGCTTGCGAATGAAGGGAAACGACTGAAACCCCAAATTGCAAGCAAGATTACGGATGTGGAAGGTAATGTTGTAAAAGAATTTGGTACAGAAATACTAAACACTGTGGAGTTTGACTCTTCTTTCTGGGATGAAATCAAAGCAGGGATGAACAGTAATGCTCAAGGATTTGAGGGGTTCCCGTATGATTTTGCTCGTAAAACAGGAACATCTCAGCAAAGTGTAGGCGGTGAACTTGTAGAAAACGGCGTCTTTATTACATTTGCTCCTAGAGATAACCCGAAACTTGCGATTGCTGTTGTGGTGCCTGAAGGAGGATTTGGTTCAGTCAGTGCAGCGCCTATTGCACGTAAAATTTATGATGCTTACGATCAGTATATTGGACTTGACGGAACACCCAAAATTCAAGATTCACAAGATCAGAGTGATGCTTCCAAACAAGATAATTCTGCTGAATAG